The Desulfotignum phosphitoxidans DSM 13687 DNA segment TGCTTAATATAAGGGCTGAAATGGGCTTAGAGTGCACTTTTTGCGGGCAAAAAGCGGCTTTTAAGAATTAGCGCGATTTTTATTTCACGAAATAACAACGAGTTTTTCAAATGTCTTCTCGTTTTTGCATATGTGTTTCTTGCATTTTGTCACAAATTTTTGAGTGAAGTTGGGGGTCAGGCCTGCGTTATTGTAGTTATTTGGAGTTTTAAGTTTTAAATGTTAAGTAGACGGGGTGGTGTCAGTGCAGGTTTGGGGGTTGGCCTGCCGGCAATAATTCTCTGAAATTATGCATTTGCAGCATTTGATAAAAGGTAGTAAGCAGCGGCGTTCTTATGGAAACACAGCTTGTTGAGCATAAAAAATCATTTGGCAAAGAGGTGATTATTTCCCTTGCGGCCTTTGCCAATACCGAGGGCGGGTCAGTGGTTGTCGGTGTTGATGATGACGGCAATCCCTGTGGTTTGGAAGTTGGTCCTGAAACAGTGCAACGCTATTTGAATGAGATCAAGGTCGCCACCTATCCCCAGCTTGTGCCCAAGGCCCGGGTTCATGTCAATCTTTCCTATCACTTTGATGGCAGTCTTGAGCGCCGGGAGCGCTGGCAGTATCCCATGGAAGCGCTTCGAGAGCTTTTGTTGAATGCCGTGGTGCACCGGGATTACAAGAATCCTTCAGATATTGTGATCAAAATTTTCGATGACCGCATTATTTTTACCAATCCGGGAAAGCTCTATGGCAACTTGCAGATCGAGGATTTGCAGCGCAATGACTATGTGTCCTCTATAAGGAATCGGCTGCTGGCTGAGGCTTTTTTTCTGATGGGCGATATTGAGCGCTATGGCACTGGATTTGTGCGCATTCGGGAGGTGTTGAGTTCTTACACGGAGATTGGGTTCAAGATTGAGGAGATCGGAGATTTTTTTAAGGCTGAGCTGCATCAGACTGGATCGACGTCCTCTCCGATTACCCCCCATGATACCCCTCATGATACCCCTCATGTTGAGAAGTTACTGCTGTGCTGTGAAAAACCGGCAGGGCGCGAACAGTTGCAGGAGAAACTTGGAATAAGAGACAGAAAATATTTTTATAAAACCTTTTTGAGGCCGGCTTTGAAAACAGGGTTGCTTGAAATGACCATTCCCGAGAAACCCAGAAGTAAATTGCAAAAATACCAGCTGACAGAGGCTGGCCGGCAATGGTTGGCCGGCAGAGGGCAGTCATGACAGGGTCTGACCCCAGTAAATCGTTGTTTTTACAGGGGATGTTGTCTGAATCAAGGGCTGGAATGGTCTTGG contains these protein-coding regions:
- a CDS encoding Fic family protein — encoded protein: METQLVEHKKSFGKEVIISLAAFANTEGGSVVVGVDDDGNPCGLEVGPETVQRYLNEIKVATYPQLVPKARVHVNLSYHFDGSLERRERWQYPMEALRELLLNAVVHRDYKNPSDIVIKIFDDRIIFTNPGKLYGNLQIEDLQRNDYVSSIRNRLLAEAFFLMGDIERYGTGFVRIREVLSSYTEIGFKIEEIGDFFKAELHQTGSTSSPITPHDTPHDTPHVEKLLLCCEKPAGREQLQEKLGIRDRKYFYKTFLRPALKTGLLEMTIPEKPRSKLQKYQLTEAGRQWLAGRGQS